Proteins from a single region of Macrotis lagotis isolate mMagLag1 chromosome 2, bilby.v1.9.chrom.fasta, whole genome shotgun sequence:
- the KIAA0040 gene encoding uncharacterized protein KIAA0040 homolog has product MEKISSFFNNLWNLIYTKHEQGLFNTICLGILLGLPVLVLLALLFICCHCCWSRPGKNGGPSERNKKKKKKKKGEEDLWISAQPKLLQLEKRPSLPV; this is encoded by the coding sequence ATGGAGAAAATCAGCTCTTTCTTCAACAACCTCTGGAACCTCATCTACACCAAACATGAGCAGGGTCTCTTCAATACCATCTGCTTGGGCATACTCCTGGGGTTGCCTGTACTGGTCCTTTTAGCTCTCCTCTTCATTTGCTGCCATTGTTGCTGGAGTAGGCCAGGCAAGAATGGTGGACCTTCAGAaaggaacaagaagaagaagaagaagaagaagggtgAAGAGGATCTATGGATCTCTGCCCAACCCAAGCTCCTTCAGCTGGAGAAGAGGCCATCACTGCCTGTttag